A genomic segment from Salvia splendens isolate huo1 chromosome 13, SspV2, whole genome shotgun sequence encodes:
- the LOC121760487 gene encoding alpha-soluble NSF attachment protein 2-like: MGDNLERAEDFESKAVKKLSGWGLFGSKFEDAADLFDKAANSFKLSKSWDRAGAVYVKLANCHLKLDSKHEAANAYADAAHCYKKCNTQGVVIFHLLNLSAFVAKEIVELYEHEQNLELAIVYFEKAVDLFQSEEVSTSANQCKQKVAQYAAQLEQYKAASQLYQDVGRLHIPVFGLFFRLHKD, translated from the exons atgggCGATAATCTAGAGAGGGCGGAGGACTTCGAGAGCAAAGCCGTGAAGAAGCTCAGCGGCTGGGGCTTATTCGGCTCCAAATTCGAAGACGCAGCCGACTTATTCGACAAAGCCGCCAACTCTTTCAAGCTCTCCAAATCAT GGGATCGAGCGGGAGCAGTTTATGTAAAGTTGGCTAACTGTCATTTGAAG TTAGATAGCAAGCATGAAGCTGCTAATGCGTATGCTGATGCAGCTCATTGCTACAAAAAGTGCAATACACAAGGTGTGGTTATCTTTCATCTGCTGAATTTGTCAGCCTTCGTAGCAAAA GAAATAGTTGAGTTGTATGAGCATGAACAGAACTTGGAACTAGCTATCGTGTATTTTGAGAAAGCTGTTGATCTCTTCCAAAGTGAAGAAGTATCAACATCAGCAAATCAGTGCAAGCAGAAGGTAGCTCAATATGCTGCTCAGTTAGAACAGT ATAAGGCTGCCTCCCAACTCTATCAGGACGTGGGCCGACTTCATATTCCAGTTTTTGGACTATTTTTTCGCCTCCACAAAGACTAA